In one window of Ignavibacteriales bacterium DNA:
- a CDS encoding T9SS type A sorting domain-containing protein: MNSSALTSLVNSCKGSYMYLGAFSQNESNSNSYANLDLTLQVSFSVPPANVTITADNNFTASDGTTHGSIIVDGNTRTAPYPFSKTIGQSVTLLAVSSQTDNQGYQRIWHAGTTNTSQWEKNGIYKDNTQSITFNAAENDNNAIYKADLRKAACNAKFQTGGVGIGNSNGTIVVSSTNYSSPTPNFPVVESNAITVTYPWDFWVNNIHYCFAEYDWWNRTFTYYPNENVTYTQNYAGYPDYDLNLHFNSYNPRDTTNNIILYWNEYPNTAVTQYRIWRYVNYGHGDVHTDLLATVNRGTTTYTDGGFWIRNSSNGMGLLYKVSPYYSTEGTNGDAHVNWVATYGDGSQVGKSNANTTESKTIVSNYSLANYPNPFNPTTRIEYQLPKAGFVTVKVYNALGKEVAMLVNDRKDEGKYFTEFNGAELSSGIYFCELRANEFVTMKKMLLVK, from the coding sequence ATGAATAGTAGTGCACTTACATCGTTGGTGAACAGTTGCAAAGGAAGTTATATGTATTTAGGCGCCTTTTCACAAAACGAATCGAACAGTAATTCTTATGCAAATCTTGATTTAACTTTACAGGTTTCTTTTTCTGTTCCGCCTGCAAATGTAACAATAACTGCTGATAATAATTTTACTGCATCAGACGGAACAACTCACGGATCAATAATTGTTGATGGAAATACAAGAACAGCTCCGTATCCTTTTTCGAAAACCATTGGGCAGAGTGTAACACTGCTGGCTGTTTCCTCTCAGACAGATAATCAAGGTTACCAAAGAATCTGGCATGCCGGTACAACAAATACAAGTCAATGGGAAAAAAATGGTATTTATAAAGATAATACTCAATCAATTACATTTAATGCTGCAGAGAATGATAATAATGCTATATACAAAGCAGACCTAAGAAAAGCAGCCTGCAATGCCAAGTTCCAAACAGGCGGAGTAGGTATTGGGAATAGCAACGGAACAATTGTAGTAAGCTCAACTAATTATTCTTCACCAACACCAAATTTTCCTGTAGTTGAAAGCAATGCAATTACAGTAACATACCCTTGGGATTTTTGGGTAAACAACATTCATTATTGTTTTGCAGAGTATGACTGGTGGAACCGGACGTTTACTTATTATCCTAATGAAAATGTGACATATACACAAAATTATGCTGGTTACCCGGATTATGATTTAAATCTTCATTTCAACTCTTACAATCCAAGAGATACTACTAATAATATTATTTTGTACTGGAATGAATATCCAAATACAGCAGTAACGCAATATCGTATTTGGAGGTACGTTAATTATGGACATGGTGATGTACATACAGATTTATTAGCTACTGTAAACAGAGGAACTACAACTTATACGGATGGTGGTTTCTGGATCAGAAACTCTTCGAATGGAATGGGGCTTTTATATAAAGTTTCACCATATTATTCTACAGAGGGAACAAATGGAGATGCACACGTAAATTGGGTAGCTACTTATGGGGATGGCTCCCAAGTAGGTAAATCAAATGCTAATACAACAGAAAGCAAAACAATTGTTTCCAATTATTCATTAGCCAACTACCCTAATCCATTCAATCCAACAACAAGAATTGAGTATCAGCTTCCTAAAGCTGGATTTGTAACCGTCAAGGTTTACAACGCACTTGGCAAAGAAGTGGCAATGCTTGTTAATGATCGAAAGGATGAAGGAAAATATTTTACTGAGTTTAACGGAGCAGAACTTTCCAGCGGAATTTATTTCTGCGAGCTTAGAGCAAATGAATTTGTAACTATGAAGAAGATGTTACTGGTTAAATAA